A stretch of the Vanacampus margaritifer isolate UIUO_Vmar chromosome 6, RoL_Vmar_1.0, whole genome shotgun sequence genome encodes the following:
- the wwp2 gene encoding NEDD4-like E3 ubiquitin-protein ligase WWP2 isoform X2 yields MYFVNHNTRTTQWDDPRTQGMIKEHPLPPGWEMKYTAEGVRYFVDHNSRTTTFKDPRPGFESGSRQGSSPGAYDRSFRWKYHQFRFLCHSNALPSHVKISVSRQTLFEDSFQQIMNVKPYDLRRRLYIIMRGEEGLDYGGIAREWFFLLSHEVLNPMYCLFEYAGKNNYCLQINPASSINPDHLMYFRFIGRFIAMALYHGKFIDTGFTLPFYKRMLDKKNTLKDLESIDPEFYNSIMWVKENSLEECGVELYFAQDMEILGKVSTHQLKDDGENILVNEENKEEYISLLTDWRFTRGVEEQTKAFLEGFNEVVPLEWLRYFDEKELELMLCGMQEIDLVDWQKNTIYRHYTKNTKQIHWFWQVVKEMDNEKRIRLLQFVTGTCRLPVGGFSELIGSNGPQKFCIDKVGKETWLPRSHTCFNRLDLPPYRSLEQLREKLMFAIEETEGFGQE; encoded by the exons ATGTACTTTGTCAATCATAACACACGAACCACTCAGTGGGACGATCCACGAACCCAAGG GATGATCAAGGAGCACCCTTTGCCCCCGGGCTGGGAGATGAAGTACACCGCAGAGGGAGTTCGATATTTTGTGGACCATAATTCACGCACTACCACCTTTAAAGACCCCCGACCTGGATTTGAGTCAGG GTCACGGCAAGGCAGTTCACCTGGTGCCTATGATCGCAGCTTCAGGTGGAAATACCATCAGTTTCGCTTCTTATGCCAT tccaATGCTTTGCCAAGCCATGTGAAGATCTCAGTCTCCAGACAGACGTTGTTTGAGGACTCATTTCAACAG ATCATGAATGTGAAGCCTTATGACCTTCGCCGGAGACTCTACATCATCATGAGGGGAGAGGAGGGCCTTGACTATGGTGGCATTGCCAG GGAGTGGTTCTTCCTGCTCTCCCATGAAGTTTTGAACCCTATGTACTGTCTGTTTGAGTATGCTGGCAAGAACAACTACTGCCTGCAGATCAACCCAGCCTCCTCCATCAACCCAGACCACCTCATGTACTTTCGCTTCATTGGACGGTTCATAGCTATG GCTCTCTACCATGGGAAATTCATCGACACAGGTTTCACACTTCCGTTTTACAAGCGAAtgctggacaaaaaaaacacactcaaagACTTGGAGTCCATCGACCCTGAGTTTTATAACTCCATCATGTGGGTCAA AGAGAACAGCTTGGAAGAATGTGGTGTAGAGTTGTATTTTGCACAGGACATGGAGATCCTCGGAAAAGTGTCCACCCACCAGCTGAAGGATGACGGAGAAAACATACTGGTCAATGAGGAGAATAAGGAGGAATACATCAG CTTACTTACAGACTGGAGGTTCACACGTGGGGTGGAGGAACAAACCAAAGCCTTTTTGGAGGGCTTCAATGAGGTAGTTCCTCTAGAATGGCTTCGCTACTTTGATGAGAAGGAGTTGGAG CTAATGCTGTGTGGGATGCAGGAGATTGATTTGGTGGACTGGCAGAAGAACACCATCTACCGACATTATACCAAGAACACCAAACAGATCCACTGGTTTTGGCAG GTGGTAAAAGAGATGGACAACGAGAAGAGAATCCGTCTTCTTCAGTTTGTTACAGGGACCTGTCGTCTGCCTGTTGGAGGCTTCTCTGAGCTTATTG GAAGTAATGGTCCCCAGAAGTTCTGCATAGACAAAGTGGGGAAGGAGACTTGGCTTCCAAGAAGCCACACATG